The Thalassomonas actiniarum genome contains the following window.
CAAGTTCGATATCCGGGAGTTTCATGACGTGGTCTTAAGCCGGGGTGAGCTGCCGCTTAATGTGCTTGAAACCATGATAGATAACTACATCAGCGACAGGCAAGCGAAAGCCTAACACTTGCGATAACCGCCAAACCCGTTTACTAAAATCTAGCCCTGATCTGGTATCAGGGCTTTTTTATTTCTCCTCAAAACTACGAAAAACACCGTAAACAACCACTATCAAAATCAACAAAAAACAATTTCTAACATTTTTGTCACAAATACAATACAAAGTTAACTAGAGATAACAATACAACGCAGGTAAAATCCTCAGCTTTTCCCGGAGGTTATCCTATTGTCCACAATAAAATGTAAATGGGCTGTTTTTTGTGATGAAACTACGAAGCTCGCCGTAACCTGGTTATTGGCCGTTACCATGCTAATGGCTTTTAGACTCTTCTTTATTGATTATTTTGGTAACCAGTTAAGCGGCTCCACCAGCCTCTCGGATATTTTTACCGCCTTAATAACCGGCTTTACATTTGACTCCGCCATGAGCGGCGTGTTTTTGGTGCTGCCTTTTTTAACTATGGCCTTGTTATTACCGCTAAAATATTTCAAAACCATAGCGGTAATACGCTGCAGTTTCTCAAGCCTGTTTTTTATCATCAACTTGTTGTTATGTGTGATCACCATCACCTATTTCCAGGAATATAACGAGCAGTTCAACCATTTTGTGATCGAAGCCCTGTACGATGACCAGTCGGCAATAGCCTCAACTATCATAGGGCAATACAATCCTTCCATCAGCCTGCTGATTTATTTTGCCTGGCTCACTTTATCGCTGTTTTTATTGCGTTATATCCACAAAAACGTCAGTGCGCCAAATTTTATCAAACAGATGCAAAACCCCGGCTTAAAAATAGGCTTGGCCCTGCTGGCTTTTATCCTGCTGGCTGTGGCCACCCGGGGCTCGCTCAGCACCCGCCCGGCCATGCGAAAATGGGCGGAAGTAACCCCGGATACCTTCTTAAATAAAACCATCATTACCCCGGGTCGCTCGCTGGTATATGCGCTTAAGGACTACCGGGCCCTGCAGCAGCAAGGGGAAAACAACCCTTTCACCGGCGAACTCGATATCCTCACCGTGGCGCAGCAAACCTTTGGCGATCATGCCGGTTCGGGGCAGTTAACCGACTACCTGAAAAAACAGGCGGGCGGTGCGGTTATCGACACGCCCGAACATATCTTTTTAGTGGTGATGGAAAGTTATGACGCCTGGCCGCTGCTGCAGCAATATGCCCCCTTGCACCTGACCGACCAGGTAAAAACCCTAGGCAACAAAGGTCTGCATTTTAAGCGCTTTCTGCCGGCATCCAGCAGCACCATGAATTCGTTATCGTCGATTTTATCCGGTATCCCCTTTACCGGCGTGAATGTCAGCCAGCGCGGCGCCGTGGGCGGCCCCAGTATCTCTTCGGTCTTTACCACCATGGAAAACCTGGGTTATCAAACCAACTTCTTTTACGGCGGCCTGGCTTCCTGGCAAAATATCGGCAATTATGTGAAAAACCAGGGGGTCGATAATGTCTTTACCGCCGTCCACGCCGGCGGTAAAAGCAGCGCCGGTATCTGGGGCATAGACGATGACCAGCTATTTGACTTAGTACAGGAAAAAATCAGCGGGCAAAAGAAAAGTTTTAGCGTGATCATGACCACCACCTATCACGGCCCCTTTTCCATGGATGTATTGGCACGCGGTTATCCCTATCAGGATAACCGCGACTACCCAGATGAAATTAAAAAGCTCGATGACGGCTCCATCGACGCCAATACCCTGGGGCACTTGTGGTTTGCCGATAAAGCGGTGGGGGACTTTGTCCGCCAGGCAGAAAAAAACTGGCCCAGCTCTCTCTTTGCCCTGACCGGAGATCACTACGGCCGCCGCTATTTCCATGCCAAGCCAAGCTTATATGAGATCTCCGCCGTGCCTTTTATTTTATACGGAAAGAATATCACCCCGGAGTTAATCGACACCCAAGTTGCCGGTAACCATTTGGATATGGTGCCCACCATGATAGAACTGATCGCCCCGAAAGGTTTTTCCTATTTCAGCTTTGGCGATGCCCTGCAGCACAAAACCGCAAATGACTTTACTTTTGCCAATCAGAAGATCATGAGCACAGAGGCACTTTGGACAATACCTAAGGGCGGCACTATCAAATCGGGACAAACGAATAGCCAGGAAAAAGAGCAACAGCAATCTTTAGGGTTAGTGGTAGATAACTATGAAAATCTGATGGGACTGGCCTGGTATTACATTATGGAAGGAGCCCAGTTAATCAAGGGAAAATAAGGATAAATACTGCCTTTAAAGACTTCCCAAAAATAAAAAAGGCGATAACCATATCGCCTTTTGTATGAACCAATAAGCTCAAGCGTCGCTTGGCAGCTAACGCTATTTGATCACGACATTCGGCGAACGCTTAACCACTTCATCATTAAGCTCTATGCCGATACCGGGCACTTCCGTCACCTGGAAGAAACCGTCTTTCGGCTGGGGATCCTGCAAACATAACTCCCGGTTCCAGTCTTTAATGGCATAAGTATGATGCTCATGGATTAAAAAGTTCGGGATAGCCGTTTCCAGATGCAGGGAGGCCGCAGTCGCTACCGGGCCGCCACATACATGGGCCTGGATGCGGACATCATAAACATCGGCATAATCGCAGACTTTTTTCGCTTCGGTAAAACCGCCGCACAAGCCGATATCCGGCTGCAACACGTCAATACTCTGATCTTCAAAGTAAGGGCGTACGCCCCAACGGTTATACAAACGTTCGCCGCCGGCAATCGGTACATTCACCTTATCCGCCACTTTTTTATGCACCGCGGAATTAAGATAATTTACCGGCTCTTCGTAATACAGGCAGCCTATTTCTTCTACTATCGGCCCCATTTGTATTGCCGTGGCCGCCCCCAGCAAGGAGTGGCATTCAAAAATAATATCGACATCTTCACCAACGGCATCGCGGATCGCCTGCAGCCTGTCTTTAAATAACCTCAACTCAGGTTTGGTAAAGAGTTTGGTACGGTCAAAATGAGAATTACCGTCTTTGTCATAAACAATAGGATCGACTTTTACCGCATCATAGCCCTGGGCAATGGCTTTTTCCGCCGCACGGCCGTAATCTTCCGGCTGTACCAGACGATTTACCTGGCTGTCCCAGTCAAACTGCAACTGGCTGGCATAGGTGCGTAATTTATCGTTGACCTTGCCGCCGAGCAGTTGGTAAACCGGCACACCCAGCGCCTTACCTTTGATGTCCCAAAGGGCGGTATCTATGGCGCTCATGGCGGCGTAAATCACCGGACCGCCGCCTAAGCCCCAAAAGCTTTCCCGCAGCATTCTGGACCATAACAGTTCGGTTTGAAACGGGTTAAAGCCAATCAAAATGGCCTCGCTGATTTCCTTGATCATGGCCGCGGCGGCGCTGTGGCCCCAGTCGTAGGCCAGACCCGCTTCACCAACGCCGGTTAACCCTTCATCTGTGGTGATACGGATAAAGACCGGATTCCAGGCTTCGCGTTTCGGACATTCAATATCAAAGACTTCTACTTGGGTGATTTTCATAATATTCCTTAGCTATCAACCGGCACTGAAACCAGTCAATAAGAATTAAACTAATAGGCCGCCTTAGCGGGCAAAATGGGGGTCGGTGCGGTAGACCTTACGCAACATTGCCGGCCAGGACTTTTGCCCGCCGGTCAGGCCGGTATGGACAATATTGGCCTGGGCACGGATGCCGTCGACAATCTCCTGATCTACCAAAACCGCCGGCTGGCCGGAGCCTTGAATTTGCAATTGGATCTGGCAGGCACGGGTGAGATCGTACATATGCATAAAGGCATCACCTATGGTTTTCCCTACCGTCAAACCGCCGTGGTTGCGCAGTAGCATAAAATTCTTCATGCCTAAGTCCTGCTGCAAACGTAATTTTTCCGCCGGATTCACCGCCAGCCCTTCATACTCGTGATAGCTCATCGATGCCAGGGCAAACATAGCGTACTGGCTCAAAGGCAACAGGCCCTGCTCTAAGCTGGCCACCGCTATGGTTTCGTTGGTATGCAGGTGCAATACGCACATGGCGTCGTGACGAACTTCATGAATGGCGCTGTGAATAGTAAAACCCGCCGGATTGATTTCAAACGGACAATTCTCGTCGATGATATTGCCCTGGAAATCAATTTTGACCAGGTTAGAGGCGGTGATTTCGTCAAAAGCCAGACCAAAGGCGTTGATCAGCAAATGTTCACTGTCGGGAATACGCGCCGAAATATGGGTATAAATAAGATCGTCCCAGCCATGCATGGCCACCAGGCGGTAACAGGCAGCTAAATCTACCCGGGTTTGCCACTCGGCATCCGAAACCTTACCTTTTAAATCCAACTGGGGAATATCAAACATTTTCTCTCCTTTAACACTGATCCCGGCCATTCATCCCGGGCCTGGTGATCAGTAAAAACTATCTACAGAAGCTTATCTGCAAAAACTTGATGCCAAAGCGTGTAAAGCTCGACAAAATAAAGTAAATTTAACCTGCTTGGCGTTGCAGATAAAGTACCGGTAAAGCACAAAATAAACTAACTTAGTTCACTCTTGATTAAAACAGCTAATTACGCCCTATGTGTATATTATTTTTTGCCCTGAAACAACACCCGAAATATCCGGTGATCATCTGCGCTAACCGGGATGAGTTTCATCAAAGGCCGACCCGGCAAATGTTTCGCTGGCAACAGCCTGATATCCTGGCAGGCCAGGACTTACAAGCAGGGGGCAGCTGGCTGGGATTGACCCCACAGGGACACTTTTCTGCCCTGACCAATTACCGCCAGGGGCTGACCGGGGGCAAAAGCAAAGGCGATGAGCAAAAATCCCGTGGCGAGTTGGTACTAACGGCTTTATCAGAGCTGGATAAAAACACCAGTCCGGCAGACAAATTTCCGGTTATGGATAACCCGCAGTCCAGCGACGGCAATGGCTTTTTTTCATCCCTGAGCAGCCATGCCCAAGATTACCAGGGCTTTAACCTGGTCTATGGCCCGTTAGATAAGCTGTTTTGTTATGACAGCATCAATAACAAATACCATCTGTTAACCCCGGGTTTTCACAGCATCTGCAACGGCGCTTTAGATGATATCTGGCCGAAAATGGCCCTGGGACAGGCAGCTTTAGCCAAGGCAATCGGGGAAGACCGGGGACAAAGCCGAGCAGATTTAATCAAGCAGCTGTTTCAGCTGATGACCAACCCCCAGGAAGCACAGAGCCATGAGCTGCCCGATACCGGCATGCCCCTGGCGATTGAACAAATGCTCAGTGCCATATTTATCGTTTCCCCTGAATACGGCACCCGCTCTACCACTATTATCACCCTGGACAACCACGGAGAAATCTTAATTGACGATTGCAGCTATAACCCCCGGGGAGAAAGCAGCAAACAGCAAAGCTTTAACTTATCCCAGGTATTTTCAGCCCCTTAAACAAGCTAAACCAGGGCTTTGATCAGCCCGGCAATGAGCATCACAAACACCAGTATCGGGAGAATTTTGGCATATTTGGCCTGTTGCTCTGCTTCCATGGGTTTGCCAAAACGTTCCCCCAAAATAACCATCAGGGCAATCCCGCCAAACACCGCCGCCAATATCATCAATAACGTCATCTTTTTCCAACCCTCAACTGAATTTGCTGCTTCACTGTTTTGCCTATGATAACAGTAATTTCTTTCTTTTATTACTATCGCTTTTTCCTATAATTAATCACTACCATTTATCGCAAAATAAAGTAACATAGCCACCTTTAATGACCCTTTAATAGGAATGTTTTCTTTATATGGTTCAATCCGCTGATTTTATTGAAAAACGCCGTTTCCTTATCCGCCTGGGCAAGGCGCTCCATAAATTTGGCACCCCGGCTTACCGCCTTGAAGCCCATCTGCAAAATGTTGCCGGTTTTTTAGAAATACAGGCCTCCTTTATTATTACCCCCACCGCCCTGACATTTGTCTTATCCGGTGATGAAGACAGCCAGGAATACAACCATGTGGTCAGGGTAAAACCCGGCGAGCTCGATTTGGGGGCACTGGCGCGTACCGACGAATTAGTGGATGAATTAAGTTCAGGGCAGCGCAGCTTATGCGAAGCCACTTTACGCCTGGATGAAATCGCGGAAAAACCTTCCCCTTACGGTACTTTCCTGACCTTTTTGGCTTTTGGCGCCTCCAGCGGGGCGTTTGCCATGTTAATGCATACCAGCTGGAACGATGTCTTCTGGTCTACCTGGCTCGGGTTTGTCGTTTTTGGTTTTGTCAAATGGTCGGAGCGCTCACGCCGGGTCACGGAAATGCTTGAACCGCTTTCCGCCATCGTTACCGCCATGCTGGCCTCCGCCATCACCCTGGTCGATCCCGGTATCAATATGCCGCTGGTGATCCTCTCCAGTATTATCGTGTTTATTCCCGGACTGGCGCTGACTCTGGGCCTGTCAGAACTGGCGGCACGGCATTTGATCTCAGGCACCGCACGTATCATGGATGCCATCATGTCGCTGTTTAAGCTTTATTTTGGTGCGGTATTGGGCATGGCCCTGGGGAACTTGTTCTGGGGTACGGCAGAGTTCGTCCGCCCGGAAACCACCCCGGTATGGACTGCCTGGCTGGCGGTCACTATTTTATCCGCCAGCTTAGTGATCCTGTTTAAATCACGCAAAAAAGATGCGCCCTGGGGCATTATTTCCGGTTATGTCGCCTTTGGCGCCAGTATCTGGGGCAGTCTCTATTTAGGCGGCGCCCTGGGGGCTTTTGCCGGCGCCTTTATTTTAGGTATCTACAGTAACCTGTTTTCCCGCATCACCCATTTACCGTCGAGCATAGTAAAAATTCTCGGCCTGGTAGTACTGGTACCCGGCAGCAAGGTTTATATCGGCTTGAACAGCCTGGTCTCCGGCCAGGTGATGTTAAACGCCACCGATATTGGCTCACAAACCTTTTTGATCTTTATGTCGCTGGTCGCCGGATTGATTTTTTCCAATGTCGCCCTGCCATCGAAAAAAACCTTATAACAACCTTAAGGTTACCGCTCTTAGAAAGTGGCGGTAACCTTCCTTAAATAAAACAATTTTTTAAATCAGAAAACGGTAACTGCCACCGGCTATATTTTGACATGCCCGGGCTTGACTGTTAGATTGCCCGCATGAAAACAACATCTGATAAGACCAAATCCAGCTATCACCACGGCAACCTGCAAAGCACCCTGATCTTTGCCGCCACCGAGATGATCCACAGCGACGGCGTAGAAAACCTGTCGTTAAGAAAGCTGGCGGAGCGTGTCGGGGTTTCCCGTACCGCCCCCTACCATCATTTTAAAGATAAAAATGAATTGTTATGCGCCGTCGCCGCCCAGGGCTTTATTGCCTGGCGGGAAATCGCCGAGCAGATCTTTAATGATGACAGCTTATCGCCCCGGGAGTGCTACCGCCAGTTTATCTCCCGCTATATCGGCTTTGCCGCCGAAAACCCGGCCTTATATGACTTAATGTTTGGCGGCACCATCTGGAAAGGGGCCAAAAGCACTCAGACCTTACGGGATATCGCCTACCCCAACTTCCAGTATCAGGTGGAAATGACCAAGATCTGGCAGCAAAAAGGCCTGATGCCCGAAGGTGAAAATACCCTGAGACTGGCCCAGGTCACCTGGGGCACCATGCATGGTATCGCCAGGTTATTGATTGACGGTATTTATGCCGACGCAGGCAGTATTGAAGAAATGTGCGAGTGCGCGTTAAACCTGTTCCTGTCCCATATGCAACCACAAGCGTAATTTTTACTTTTGCCATAAACGGTTAAGGCTGACAACCCCGGCTCCCCCCCTGTAAACCGGTTAACAGCTGTTACCCAAATGTAAAAATATCCTGACGCTAAATTGTCATAAAATGTTAATACCATGTGTCCCATACTGGCGTTTAAGGGCTATAAGCCTTACTATCTGCTGCATGACATTATCAAGCAGTGCGGTTTGTCAGGCATTTTTGGTGCTTATCCGGCAAATATCACTGAGATAACTTTTATTTACACAGGAAATTAAGCTCCCCATGAAAACTATAATAACAAGTGCTTTATGCTCTTCTTTGTTGTTAGTAGCCGGTTGTAACACCACAGAAGACACAAATTCAACAAATACTGCAATGCAAAAGACCGCTTTAGCCTCGGGCATTGAAAAAGCAAATATGGACATGAGCGTCCGTCCCCAGGACAACTTTTATCAATATATCAACGGTGGCTGGTTAAAATCGCATGATATCCCCAGCAATAAAACCACTATCGGTTCTTTTTATGATCTGCGCGATAAAGCCGATGATGATGTTAAAGCCATCATCGAAGAGCTGGCCGATGCTAAAAGTTTGAAAAACGGCAGCGACGAGCAAAAAGTTGCCGACTTGTTCCGTTCTTATATGGATACCGCAGAGCGCGATGCTTTGGCTATTAAACCCATTCAGCATATTCTGGATGTGATCAACAATATCGGCGACAAAGATCAGCTGGCCAGCTTCTTTGCCAAATACGATGCCCTTGGCATCGCCAACCCGCTGGGTTTTTATATCAGCATCGACGCCAAAAACTCCAGCCGCTATGCCAGCCATATCTGGCAAAGCGGTTTAGGTTTACCGGACAGAGATTATTATTTTAATGAAGCAGAGCGTTTTGTTAAATTACGCAGCGGTTACCTGACCCATATTGAAAACATGTACAAGCTTGCCGGTCTTACTGACGGTCAGACAGCGGCAAAAACCATTATGAACCTGGAAAGCCAGCTGGCCGAGCATCACTGGACCCGGGTTGAAAGCCGTAACAGCGAAAAGCGTTATAACAAGTTTGCCACCGCTGATTTATCCGGCCTTACAGATGGCTTTAACTGGCAGGCTTACCTGGCAGCCATGGGGGTTGCCGGTGAAAAAGACATCATCATCAATCAGCCTGACTTCGTTAAAGCTTTCGGCACCATCTTTGCCGAAACCTCGCTTGAAGACTGGAAAAGCTATTTAACTTTCCATACCTTAAGCAGCTTCGCCTCTTACCTGGGCCAGGATATCGTTAACGAAGACTTTGACTTTTTCTCCAAGCAGCTTAACGGCCGCCAGGAGCAGCGTCCATTGTGGAAACGCGGCGTGGCAGTGGTTAACAACAACTTAGGTGAAGTCATAGGTAAAGTGTACGTGGGCCGTCATTTCACCCCAGAAGCGAAATCTCGCATGAGCACTTTGGTTGAGAATTTACGCAGCTCCTACGGCCAGAGCATCGACGAGCTGGAGTGGATGTCTAAAAAGACCCAGAAAGCCGCCCATGTGAAATTAGCCGCCTTTACCCCGAAAATCGGTTACCCGGACAAATGGGAAGATTACTCTTCACTGACCATCAAAGGCGACGACTTAGTCGGCAATATCATCCGCTCTCGTACCGTAAGCAGCCAAAAACAACTGGAAAAACTCGGCGGCCCGATCCGCAAATGGGAATGGGGCATGACACCGCAAACGGTTAATGCTTATTACAGCCCGACCCGCAA
Protein-coding sequences here:
- a CDS encoding threonine/serine ThrE exporter family protein, giving the protein MVQSADFIEKRRFLIRLGKALHKFGTPAYRLEAHLQNVAGFLEIQASFIITPTALTFVLSGDEDSQEYNHVVRVKPGELDLGALARTDELVDELSSGQRSLCEATLRLDEIAEKPSPYGTFLTFLAFGASSGAFAMLMHTSWNDVFWSTWLGFVVFGFVKWSERSRRVTEMLEPLSAIVTAMLASAITLVDPGINMPLVILSSIIVFIPGLALTLGLSELAARHLISGTARIMDAIMSLFKLYFGAVLGMALGNLFWGTAEFVRPETTPVWTAWLAVTILSASLVILFKSRKKDAPWGIISGYVAFGASIWGSLYLGGALGAFAGAFILGIYSNLFSRITHLPSSIVKILGLVVLVPGSKVYIGLNSLVSGQVMLNATDIGSQTFLIFMSLVAGLIFSNVALPSKKTL
- a CDS encoding class II aldolase/adducin family protein, with translation MFDIPQLDLKGKVSDAEWQTRVDLAACYRLVAMHGWDDLIYTHISARIPDSEHLLINAFGLAFDEITASNLVKIDFQGNIIDENCPFEINPAGFTIHSAIHEVRHDAMCVLHLHTNETIAVASLEQGLLPLSQYAMFALASMSYHEYEGLAVNPAEKLRLQQDLGMKNFMLLRNHGGLTVGKTIGDAFMHMYDLTRACQIQLQIQGSGQPAVLVDQEIVDGIRAQANIVHTGLTGGQKSWPAMLRKVYRTDPHFAR
- a CDS encoding NRDE family protein is translated as MCILFFALKQHPKYPVIICANRDEFHQRPTRQMFRWQQPDILAGQDLQAGGSWLGLTPQGHFSALTNYRQGLTGGKSKGDEQKSRGELVLTALSELDKNTSPADKFPVMDNPQSSDGNGFFSSLSSHAQDYQGFNLVYGPLDKLFCYDSINNKYHLLTPGFHSICNGALDDIWPKMALGQAALAKAIGEDRGQSRADLIKQLFQLMTNPQEAQSHELPDTGMPLAIEQMLSAIFIVSPEYGTRSTTIITLDNHGEILIDDCSYNPRGESSKQQSFNLSQVFSAP
- a CDS encoding TetR/AcrR family transcriptional regulator translates to MKTTSDKTKSSYHHGNLQSTLIFAATEMIHSDGVENLSLRKLAERVGVSRTAPYHHFKDKNELLCAVAAQGFIAWREIAEQIFNDDSLSPRECYRQFISRYIGFAAENPALYDLMFGGTIWKGAKSTQTLRDIAYPNFQYQVEMTKIWQQKGLMPEGENTLRLAQVTWGTMHGIARLLIDGIYADAGSIEEMCECALNLFLSHMQPQA
- a CDS encoding M13 family metallopeptidase, whose translation is MKTIITSALCSSLLLVAGCNTTEDTNSTNTAMQKTALASGIEKANMDMSVRPQDNFYQYINGGWLKSHDIPSNKTTIGSFYDLRDKADDDVKAIIEELADAKSLKNGSDEQKVADLFRSYMDTAERDALAIKPIQHILDVINNIGDKDQLASFFAKYDALGIANPLGFYISIDAKNSSRYASHIWQSGLGLPDRDYYFNEAERFVKLRSGYLTHIENMYKLAGLTDGQTAAKTIMNLESQLAEHHWTRVESRNSEKRYNKFATADLSGLTDGFNWQAYLAAMGVAGEKDIIINQPDFVKAFGTIFAETSLEDWKSYLTFHTLSSFASYLGQDIVNEDFDFFSKQLNGRQEQRPLWKRGVAVVNNNLGEVIGKVYVGRHFTPEAKSRMSTLVENLRSSYGQSIDELEWMSKKTQKAAHVKLAAFTPKIGYPDKWEDYSSLTIKGDDLVGNIIRSRTVSSQKQLEKLGGPIRKWEWGMTPQTVNAYYSPTRNEIVFPAAILQPPFFNMAADDAVNYGGIGAVIGHEMGHGFDDQGSKYDAEGNLRNWWSEQDLAEFSKRTKSLVDQYQGYKVFDDLHVNGELTLGENIGDLSGVTIAYKAYKASLNGKEAPVIDGLTGDQRFFMGYAQIWRSKMVEKTMRNRVATDPHSPGEFRALGSLSNMNEFYEAFDVKEGDAMYLAPEQRVKIW
- a CDS encoding mandelate racemase/muconate lactonizing enzyme family protein translates to MKITQVEVFDIECPKREAWNPVFIRITTDEGLTGVGEAGLAYDWGHSAAAAMIKEISEAILIGFNPFQTELLWSRMLRESFWGLGGGPVIYAAMSAIDTALWDIKGKALGVPVYQLLGGKVNDKLRTYASQLQFDWDSQVNRLVQPEDYGRAAEKAIAQGYDAVKVDPIVYDKDGNSHFDRTKLFTKPELRLFKDRLQAIRDAVGEDVDIIFECHSLLGAATAIQMGPIVEEIGCLYYEEPVNYLNSAVHKKVADKVNVPIAGGERLYNRWGVRPYFEDQSIDVLQPDIGLCGGFTEAKKVCDYADVYDVRIQAHVCGGPVATAASLHLETAIPNFLIHEHHTYAIKDWNRELCLQDPQPKDGFFQVTEVPGIGIELNDEVVKRSPNVVIK
- a CDS encoding LTA synthase family protein; the protein is MAFRLFFIDYFGNQLSGSTSLSDIFTALITGFTFDSAMSGVFLVLPFLTMALLLPLKYFKTIAVIRCSFSSLFFIINLLLCVITITYFQEYNEQFNHFVIEALYDDQSAIASTIIGQYNPSISLLIYFAWLTLSLFLLRYIHKNVSAPNFIKQMQNPGLKIGLALLAFILLAVATRGSLSTRPAMRKWAEVTPDTFLNKTIITPGRSLVYALKDYRALQQQGENNPFTGELDILTVAQQTFGDHAGSGQLTDYLKKQAGGAVIDTPEHIFLVVMESYDAWPLLQQYAPLHLTDQVKTLGNKGLHFKRFLPASSSTMNSLSSILSGIPFTGVNVSQRGAVGGPSISSVFTTMENLGYQTNFFYGGLASWQNIGNYVKNQGVDNVFTAVHAGGKSSAGIWGIDDDQLFDLVQEKISGQKKSFSVIMTTTYHGPFSMDVLARGYPYQDNRDYPDEIKKLDDGSIDANTLGHLWFADKAVGDFVRQAEKNWPSSLFALTGDHYGRRYFHAKPSLYEISAVPFILYGKNITPELIDTQVAGNHLDMVPTMIELIAPKGFSYFSFGDALQHKTANDFTFANQKIMSTEALWTIPKGGTIKSGQTNSQEKEQQQSLGLVVDNYENLMGLAWYYIMEGAQLIKGK